DNA from Patescibacteria group bacterium:
GCAGGAGCCGGTGTTTATTAGTGATATCGATATTGATCGTCAGAGCATTGAAATCGTTGAAATCGTTCGAACGATTGATACAAAAAGCGGAAAATTCAACACAATAATTTTGCCAGATACTAAAAAGCGCATCTCTTTTGATGATATGGGTAAGGAGTTCATTAGTGTCCCAAATGGGCCTGAGGAACTAACCTTTTCATTTTCGGATGAGGACGAGGACGCTAAATATGCCGAGGCGATTGAAGTAGAGGGAACGCGGCTGGATGAACGCGACACCACGGTAGATTCTGACAAACAGGACTGGGAAGATGCCGCGTAGAATCGTTGGGTAGTTCGCGAATCATCCACAATTTCGAAGCGCTCCAAGGGAGCGCTTTTTGTTTTTGAACAACCCGCTCGTATTGTCATCCTGAGTCCCGACATCCGCGAAGCGGAATGTCGGGGCGAAGGATCTCACAGTCTCGAGATGAGCGTCCACGGCGCCACCATGGTCATGGCGAGATGCGAGATCCTTCGCCCCTCACCCCTCGACAAGCTCGAGGCTCGGGCTCAGGATGACAATATTATGGATGTGTATGCGATAAAAAAACCGGCCGTCAATCTTGCGATTGAACGGCCGATGAGAGCGTTATCGATTTACGGGAGTGGCGGAAATCGTATGGCCGGTCCCGTTACCGATGCATCGATGGGAATTATGAACCAGAGGATGATCGGCAGAAAGAACATGATGAGAAATAATACTAGCAAGAGCGGGTAGTCGCGTGGTTTGTCGTTTGGTTGCATCTGCTGCTTCCTCCTACTTCGCCCGGACCGCCACGTACCCGCGCGGTATGAGCCAGCGCCGCGTCACGAGCTCGTAGTTCACGAGGCCGATGAGGCCGCCCGCGAGCGCGCCGATGATCGCCGAACCCGCGACGTACCCGGCCACCGAACCGATGACCGCGTCGGTGAAGCAGAGCGCCCGCCGCTCCGAGTGGATGCGGACGAACACCTGCCAGCCGAAACGTCCGAGGAAGCGGACCAGAGCGACGGAACCGCGTCCGATCGCCATGATGGATCGTCCCATGAAGCGCAGAATCTCCACCATGGCTCTCGGCGTTCTCTTCATGAGCCACCACATGCCGCGGGGCAGGTGGTAGAAGAGGACGATGGGCGGGGCTAGACAGTATGCCGCAGTCCACGCGGTTTTTCGATGATGGTCGAGAATTTCGTCGCGTTTTGGTGCTTGGGCACATCCGGTGGTATAGAATAACAGTATTACTGTACTGATGCACATGATTGTAGCACCAGTGACGATCTTGAGCACTTCGAACGCTCCTTGAAAAATTTCGACCTTAGGTTCGAATATGTCTATCGCAATAAAGAAGATGATGGTCGTTGTTGCAAGATCCAGGAAGAAGCAGAAAAAAGCGACCAAACCCGCCGCAGTGGTTTTCCAGAAACGCCGATCCGGCCTCCATCCTCTGGCCGCCCGGTACGCCGCCGGGATGACGCCGATGACGCGCCGGAAATCGTAGGCCAGGTAGCCCACGAGTCCGCCGGTGATGAGCCCGACCCAGATGAGCCAGGGCTTGAGCTCCAGAGCGATGAGCGAGCCAATGAATGCGCCCACGCCACACGCGAACATGATTTTCCAGGATTCCTTCTTCACGACGAACCTCCTTTTTGGTTGTCAGAGAACAATCAGTCGGTTTCCCGACTTTTCATCACATTATAGTGGAAAAAGCCCATTTTGTCAAGCCATTCACTCTTATCGTCATTGCGAGCCCCGAGCTTGTCGAGGGGCGAAGCAATCCCGTTGCAGGCGCTTCAAAATAGGTACAGGATTGCTTCGGTCGTCCCGACTGCTGTCGGGACTCTCTCGCAATGACGATAAGAAAAGAAGAAGATAAAGCGTCGGGGCTCTACCCAAATTACCGATTTTTTGTTAAAATCAACCCATGAACCTCATGCAAATCTATCGCAACCTCTACCGTCACTTCGGCCCCCAGCATTGGTGGCCGGTTTCAGCTAAAAAGGGGGATAAGGTCTTTGAAATCTGCGTCGGCGCCATCCTGACCCAGAACACGAATTGGAAAAATGTTGAATTAGCCCTCGCCGGCCTCCGGAAGGCGCGCCTTCTGACCCCGTGCGCCATTGCCAAATCGCCGGCGCGAAAAATTGAGCGTCTGATCCGGCCGTCCGGGTATTTCCGCCAGAAAGCCAAAAAGCTCAAGATTTTTGCCAAATATATCTGCGACAACTATCAGTCCAGCGCGAAAAAGTTTCTGCAAGGCAGTCTGGAAAAAAAGCGGCCCGAACTCCTGTCAATCTGGGGCATCGGACCCGAGACGGTTGATTCCATGCTGTTGTATGCCGGAAAAAAGACGACATTCGTGATTGACGCCTACACGCGGCGTTTGTGCAAAGAGCTGGGCATTGAATTTAAAGATTACGAAGAATATCGCGCGTATTTTCAAAAACGCCTTCGCCCGAACGTTGAATTGTATAATGAATTTCACGCTTTGATTGTCGCCTGGGGCAAGCTGTTGCGACAGAACCGTGGGCAAGCGGTCGTATTGCTCAAGATAAAAAAATGCCCGAGGCGGGTGCCAAGGGCTGGGAAAAGGAATAAAGGAGCTAGCGTACGAGAACGTCTTTAACGAGCTTGGCGAGGAACGCATCGTCGATCTCGCCCGGATTTGGGCGCTGACGCATTGAGCCGAGGCGGACAATGTCAACGGTTCTTTCAGAGAGAACAATCGCACGAGTGAATGGAAAATCGTGCCTTAGCGTCCTCACGAATTCGGCAGCCGACTGCTCGGACGATAAGTGTTCGGATATTACCAGATCAACCGTTGAGATTATTTTTCCGTGCCTCTGATGGTTTGCGTAATCCTCGACAAAGCTGCCGGACATGTCAGCTGGCAAGAGTTCCTTTCCGAGCACCTGCTTTCCTTGTTCACGTAAAAACATAATGGCCTGGTTGGTGCTATCGGCGCGCAGAACCATGTGGCCGATCGATTCAAGACGTTGCTTCAGACTGATGCCAAACGGTTTTTGTTCACTGACCACAAGGATCGTTGCATTGATCGTTGCTTCCCTGGGCATACTCCACCTCCTCCTTATTGTTAAAAAACCAAACTAATATTATCATATTTCAAAACCCGGCAACAGGCGATTTATACACAAAAAAATCGTCCCGACCGATGGATCGAGACGACAGTATTGAGAGCATGGGCTGGAAGTGGATCAGGAACGGGGGGATGACATCTGGAGCGCGGCATCGACGGCTTTCGTGAAAGCGTCGAAGTTGAGTGGCTTGGCGAGGTGCTGGGTCCGGTCGTCGGAGGGCAGTTTGTCGCTTCCTCCGGTCATGAGGATGAACGGCAGGTCGGGACACGTGGCGCGCACGCGCGCGAACAGCTGTTTGCCGTCCATGACCGGCATGTTCACATCCGAGATGATGAGCGCGGCCGTATCCTTCCAGACCTCGAGCGATCGCAGGGCCTCCTCACCGTTTTCGCACAACACTGTGAGGTTGCCCATGCGCTTTAAGATGCGCGAGATTGCGTTTCTGATTTCCTGGTCGTCATCCACGACAATGATCAGCGACATATGATTCTCCCTTCGTTGATATTAGAAATGCGCGAAAGATAATGAATCGTACCATGAATAAGCCAATCTGTCAAGATTTGAATCCCGAACAGCGTAAGGCCGTCACCGTGACCGACGGCCCGATTTTGATTGTCGCCGGCGCTGGCACCGGCAAAACCATGGTTATTACGCGGAAAATATCCCATCTTATCACCGAAGGTTTTGCCCGTCCCGAGGAAATACTCGCCCTCACATTCACTGACAAAGCGGCCGGCGAAATGGAAGAGCGCGTGGACAAGCTTTTGCCGTACGGGTACTTGGATCTCTGGATTTCTACTTTCCATTCTTTTGCCGAGCGGGTTCTGAAAAATCATGCGTTAGAAATCGGACTTCCGAATTCATTTCGACTGCTTTCCCAGGTTGATTCCTGGCTCTTGGTGCGCCGGAATCTGGATAAATTTGACCTTGATTACTGGCAGCCGCGCGGCAATCCGACCAAGTTTATCCGCGCAATGATTGAGCATTTTTCCCGCGCCAAGGACGAGGATCTCTGGCCCGAAAGTTATCTTGAATATGCCGAGAGCCTAAAGCTCAATAAAGATTCGGATCAGGCCGCGGACCAGGAAGTGAAGCGCGTAAATGAACTTGCCAACGCCTATCATGTTTATCAAAAATTATTGCTGGATAACGACGCGCTTGATTTCGGCGATCTCATTAATTATACGCTCAAGCTTTTTCGCGAGCGGCCGCATATTCTGGAGCAATACCGCGCGCAATTTAAATATATTCTGGTGGATGAGTTTCAGGATACTAACTGGGCGCAGTATGAACTCATCAAACTGCTTGCCGCTCCGCGCAATAACCTGACCGTGGTGGGGGATGATGATCAGTCGATTTACAAATTTCGCGGTGCCTCGCTTTCAAACATTCTGCAGTTTAAAAAAGATTTTCCCGAATCCAAAGAGGTGGTGCTTGTCAAAAATTATCGCACGCGCCAGAACATCTTGGATCTGGCTTACGAGTTTATTCAGCGCAACAATCCCAACCGCCTTGAAGCCCAGCTCAAAAATAAAAATTTAAAAAAGAAAATAAACAAAAAACTGGATGCCCAGTGTCCGGGCGAAGGCCGCGCCGAACATCTGCATTATAAAACCCTTGAACAGGAGGTGCGCGGCGTTGCCCAAACCATTGCCGAGCTCAAGGCCGGGGACAGTGGTTTGACCTGGGACGATTTTGCCGTGCTCGTTCGTTCAAATGACGCGGCTGCTCCATTCTGCAATTATTTTGCCAAACAGGAAATCCCGCATCAGTTTCTGGCGCTCAAGGGCCTTTACACCCGCCCGGTGGTGCGCGACATTTTGAGTTTTTTTAAATTACTTGATAATTATCATGAGAGTCCGGCGCTTTATCGCGTCATGTCTTTGCCGGTTTGGAAAATCAGCCAAGCGGATTTGATTGAGATGGCCATGGAGGCAAAGCGCAGTTCGTCGTCTCTTTGGGAGGTTGTTAAACGCCACCAGGGCCTTAAGAATCTTTCTGCCGGCGCCCAGGAATCACTGCCGCGCCTGATTACCCTGGTTGAGGGTGCAGCCGCGCTTACGCGGGATAAAAGCACGGGCATGGTATTTAAATATTTTTTGGAGCAAAGCGGCTTTTTGCATTGGCTTGACCATCTGCCCGAGCTTGAAAAGAACCAAAAGATCGGCTGGCTGGAGCAATTCTGGGAGAAAATTAAAAAATTCGAAACCGACAACGTTGAGTCGCGCCTCTCTGATTTTATGGCGCAGATTGAGTTTGAGCTTGAGGCCGGGGAAGAGGGTTCTTTGCGTTTTGAAGCCGAAGAGGGTCCGGAGATGGTCCGCATCATGACCATCCACGGCGCCAAGGGGCTGGAATTCAAATATGTTTTTATCGTCAATATGGTGGACCGACGTTTTCCGACCACCGAACGCTCCGAGGCCATTCCCGTGCCTGATCCACTGGTGAAGGAGATTCTGCCCGCCGGCCAGGACACGCACCTGGAAGAAGAGCGGCGTTTGTTTTACGTGGCCATCACCCGCGCGAAAGACGGAGTGTTTTTCACTTCGGCCGATGATTACGGCGGAATTCGCAAAAAGAAAATCTCTCAATTTTTGTTTGAACTCGGCTATTCGGCCGATGCCAGGGCTGGGGCCGGCCGCCAGTCAAAACTTTCGATTGAAGTACCAGTTCCGGCGCCAAAGCACGAAAAGAAAATAGAATATCCCTTTCCACAAAAATTCAGCTTCACGCGGCTTGCCGCGTTCCGCACCTGCCCGTTGCAGTATAAATACGCGCATATTCTGAACATTCCGGTATTCGGCAAAGCGGTATTCAGCTTTGGAAAATCAATGCACGCCGCGCTGGAAAGATTTTTCCGCGAGTGGCTTGCCCAGGGTTCGCAGTCAACGCTTTTTGGCAAAACGTCAGTTAAAAAAGGCAGCCCCGGCCTGCCGCCTCTTGAAAAATTGCTGGAAATCTATGGCCAGGAATGGATCCCGGCGTGGTATGAAAACCGCGATGAGATGCGCGGGAACAAAGAAACCGGGCGCCGGGTTCTCAAAAAATACTGGGAAGAGCTGGCCAAGGATCCGCCAAAAACAATTGCCGTGGAGCAGACATTTAATGTCAAATTCGGCGATTATACTCTTTTTGGAAAAATCGATCGCGTTGACGAACTCGCAAACGGCAATCTGGCTCTGGTTGATTACAAGACCGGCAAAGCAAAGGACGAATTAAAGGCCGAGGATAAAGAGCAGCTGATCATTTATCAAATTGCCATGGAAGAACCGCGTCTCTTTAACCGCAAAGTAGAAAAATTGGTTTATTATTATCTCGAGAGCGGAAATCGGCAGGAGTTTGTGGCGAGCGAGAAAGACAAGGAGAGGGTTACGGCCGCTCTCATTGAGCGCATTGAAAAAATAAAAAACAGCGATTTTCCGCCGGCGCCGAGCGAGCTTTGCCGGCACTGCGACTTTAATTTTATCTGCGATTACCGAAAAATCTGATATGCTGATCCACATAAAAAAACTTTTAGACGAGGCCGTGAAACGCGCCGGCATCACCCAGAGTGTCAACGCCGCGCGCGTGGTTGAAGAATTCAACCGTGTCTGCCGCGAGCTCTACGGCAAGTTAACCTGCGACGCGGTGGCTCACGTTTCGTTCCGCAACGGTATCGTGCGCGTTTCCTGCGGGCACGCGGTTGTCGCGCAGAACCTGCAATTCAATAAATCGCGGCTTATAAATGAAATTAATCGCGGTCTAAAAGCCAAAGCCGTTTCCGGCATAAAAATTACGATTGCCTGATTCAGACATCCCGGGTCCCGACCTGTCGGGACGATGAATCTGTGTTATAATACCGGTATGACATTGCGTGCTTTTATTTTATTCATGCTTCTCGCCACCATAATTTGCTGGTCCGCTTTTTTGATAATAATTTTTAAAACAAATCCCTACGAAACCGGCGCCCTGGGATTTATTTTTTTCTATGCCAGCCTTTTCTTAAGCCTGATCGGCACGTTGACTGTCGCCGGCATATTCGTCCGCATGATTATTCTGAAAAGAGATGATTTTATCTCGCGGCGGGTCGCTGCTTCGTTCCGCCAAGGGGCATTCTTAGCGGCCGTTGCGGTCGCCGGCCTGTACCTCATGAGCCGGGGCCTTTTAACTTGGTGGAATGTGCTGTTTTTTGTTGCCGGAGTGAGCCTTTTGGAGTTCTTTTTTATCTCAATAAAAAGGCTAAAATAAGCCAAATTTTCATATCTTGTCAAAACAGGGTCTTCAAGATATAATACTAGTCCGCAGTGTGGACTATATTTTTTAATATGTTTGAAAAATTTCTCGGACAATTTTCACGTGATTTGGGCATCGATCTCGGTACGGCGAATACCCTGGTTTATGTTGATAAAAAAGGCATTGTCATCAACGAGCCGTCGGTTGTGTCCATCAACATGCGCAACAGCCAGATTCTCGCCGTGGGCCGCGAAGCCAAGGAGATGCTCGGCAAAACCCCGCCGCATATCCAGACCGTGAAACCCCTGGTCAAGGGAATCATTTCCGATTTTGAGGTTACCGAAAAAATGCTGAAATATTTTATTGACAAGGTCCATCAGGATACATTCACTTTCGTGCCGCGTCCGCGCGTTATCATCGGCGTGCCCATGGAAATTACCGAAGTGGAAAGAAAAGCCGTTGAAGACGCCGCCATCTCGGCCGGCGCCCGCGAAGTGTATCTTGTTGAGGAACCCATGCTCGCTGCGCTCGGCGCGCGCCTCAATATCACGGATTCGGTCGGCAACATGATTGTTGACATCGGCGGCGGAACTTCCGAAATCGCGGTAATTTCTCTTTCCGGCGTGGTGACCTGGAAATCATTGGCCATCGCCGGCGACGAATTGAATCGAAACATTGTTCAGTACGCGCGCGACACATTTAATCTCTTGCTCGGAGAAGTGGTGTCCGAACAGATTAAAATTAAAATCGGTTCGGCCAAGCCCATGGCGGACAATCTGGAGATTGAGATGCGCGGCCGTGATCTCTTAACCGGCTTGCCCAAAGAAATTATCGTGAATGACGCCCAGATCCGCGAGGCGCTCCGCCGGTCGGTCAATTTGATAATTGATAATATTAAAGCAACGCTTGAAATAACCCCGCCTGAACTTGTCGCCGATATCTACGAGCGCGGCCTGGTGCTCTCCGGAGGCGGTGCCCTTTTGCGTGGCCTGGACGAATTGATTTCCGAATCCGCCGATGTTCCGGTTCGCGTGGCCGACGACCCGCTGACTTGCGTCGTGCGCGGCACCGGTATGCTTTTGGATAATCTGCCCCTTCTCCGCGAAATCGCATTGCCTTCAACCAACGAGCAGATGGCAAAGAACATGAGATAGATTAATCTGCCGTGGTTTGGGCGTTTAATCTCAAGATGAAGAAATCATTTATAAAAAGTTCGAATATATTAATTGCAGGCATAATCCTGCTTATTATTTTATCGTTTTTTGGATTTTTTGGGCCGTTTGAAAACGCCATCGCATTTGTGCTGCGCCCGTTTCAGAGCGCCTATCAGGCTGTGGCGCGCGGCGCTTCGTCGGCTTATGTTTCGGTTTTTCGGCGGGATGAAATCATGGGGCGTCTCAAGGAGCTCGAGGGTGAAGTGCAGAATCTGGCGGTTGATTATGTGGAGCTTAGTGCCCTGAAGGAAGAAAATGTCCTGCTCAAAAAACAGCTGGACTTCACTGAAGCCAACGATTACGCCACGGTTTCGGCCAAAGTGCTCACCTATATCAGTTCGCCGCATGAAAAGTACATGGTCATCAACCGCGGGCTCTCTGACGGCATTCAGGCCGGTTACCCGGTCATTAGCGGCGAAGGCTTGATTATCGGCCGCATCCTGGAGGCCCACGACCACCTTGCCGAAGTGCGGCTCGTTACCGACCCGCGCAGCAAGATTCCGGTCAAGATTCTCGGCGCCGACAAAACCATCGGCATCGCGAGCGGCTCCTATGGTTCCATTATCCGCATGGAGCTCATTCCGGTGCAGGAAAATATTAAGGCTGACGACCTGGTCGTCACGTCCAATCTTGAAGAAAATATACCCGCCGGCCTGATCGTCGGCGTGATAAATGAAATCATTGTGTCCGGCAACGAACCGTTCAAAACCGCGCTCGTCGAGCCGCTTGCCGATTTCTACGCCATCGGCATGATTTCCGTAATAATTCCAAGCCATGATTAGGGGATTCGCCACATTATCGCTTTACGTCCTGCTCGCGCTCCTTGAAATAAGTTTTCTCGCGTCCTTGCCGTATCCGATTAATCTGACGAGTTTGGTGATACCGGTACTCCTTATATTTATGGTTTCCGGCCACAACCGCGAGGCATGGACATACATTTTCGTAACCGGCATATTGTTTGATATATTTTGTTTCTATTCGATCGGCGCGTACATTTTGATTTTTGCGGCCCTGTATCTCTGGGGAAGGAATATTTTTATGAATTACGTATCTAACGCATCGCTTCTCGGCGTTGGGCTTATCGGCAGCGCCATGGTCGTGCCGTACTGGCTGCTCCGCCATATTTTGAATTCGTTCGACGGAGGTTTGGAAAAATTTTCCAGCGGGCAGGAGTTCCAGGTCATTCTGACCGCCATGCTGGTGAACATCGCATTTGTTTTTATTTTTTATTCCCTGTACCGGTTTTTTTCAAAGATGGGCAGGCCGAAAAAAATGGCGTATGGAAAAATATAAAAAACTTGAGCATCCGGCCGATCTGCGCCTCCGCGTTTTTGGCCGCGATATGGCCGAACTTTTTCAAAACGCGCTCTTCGGTATGTTTGAAAGCATTGAGCCGGATATTGCTTCACGGGATTTGGTGCGCCGCAAAATTCAGGTTCAGGCCGGTGATCCGGAGCTGCTGCTTGTGGATTTTTTGAGCGAAGCTCTGCTTCAGAGCGACACTCATGACGAGGCGTATCATGATGCCGAAATTGATAATCTTGCCGCTGACTCGGTTACCGCGACCCTGATCGGTTATCCGATCCGCGGTTTCCGGCAGGAGATAAAAGCCGTTACTTATCATGGATTTAAAATTGAGCAAACGGCCGAGGGGCTCACGGCGGAAATAATTTTTGATATATAAAATGGATATAAAGCAATTAAAACGAATTGAGGATTATCTCTACGAAATTCCGGCGGATTCCCGCCGCGGCATGCTGGTTCCGGCGCGCATTTATGCCACCGCGCGCATGCTTGAGGAGATTTCCAGCGACAGTTCTCTCGATCAGCTTATCAACGTTGCCGCGCTCCCGGGTATTCAAAAATATGCGCTCGCCATGCCCGACATTCACGAAGGCTACGGATTTCCCATCGGCGGCGTCGCGGCCATGGATTTTTCCGAAGGCGTGGTTTCGCCCGGCGGCGTGGGATATGACATAAACTGCGGCGTGCGACTTCTCCGGAGCGGATTGAAAGTTGAAGAAATTTCGGAAAAATTAAAATCACTCGCGCATCAGATCAGCCGCGATGTGCCAAGCGGGGTCGGCCGGGGCGGTGAGATTGTTCTCACTCCCGAAGATCTTGACGAGGTTTTGAAAAAAGGAGTAAAGCGCCTGCTTGAACTTGGCTGGGCGGAAAAAAACGATCTGGAAAACATTGAAGAAAACGGCTGCATGAAAAACGCGGATCCCGAAGCCGTGAGCGCGCAGGCCAAAAAGCGCGGGCGAGACCAGCTCGGCACGCTCGGCTCAGGTAATCATTTTTTGGAAATCCAGGCGGTTGATCAAATCTACGACGAGCCGCTTGCCAAAGAACTCGGCATTGAAACCGGCCGCGTTATGGTGATGATTCACACCGGCTCGCGCGGCTTGGGCCATCAGGTCTGCACGGATTATGTAAAAATCATGGCGCCAAAACTCGCGAAATGGGGGATTGAGCTCCCGGACCGCGAGCTTGCCTGCGCCCCGATTTCATCCCCCGAAGGGAAAAGCTATCTTGCGGCCATGGCCGCGGCCGCGAACTTTGCCTGGTCAAACCGCCAGATGATTACGCACCTTATCCGCAATGCCTGGAAGCGCATCCTTGAACCCGCCGGGCTCGATCCGCGGCTTGATACAGTCTATGATGTTGCCCACAATATTGCTAAAATTGAAGAGCACATAATCAAGGACAAAAAAGTTAAACTTTGCGTGCACCGCAAGGGCGCGACGCGCGCCTTTGGTCCGGGCCGGCCCGAGCTCAACGAGCTCTACCGGCGCATCGGACAGCCGGTGCTGATTCCCGGAACCATGGGAACCTCATCGTATCTGCTCATGGGCACGGAAATGGCGGAAAAAACCACCTTTGGTACGGTGTGCCACGGCGCCGGCCGCCGCATGAGCCGGCACGAGGCCAAACGCAGAATCACCGGCCCCGAAGTGCGCAAAGAGCTTGAATCGCGCGGCATTATTGTCGAATGCGCTTCATCCGCCGGTCTGGCCGAAGAAGCGCCGCTCGCATACAAGGACGTGGATGAAGTGGTGGACGTTGTCGTGCGCGCCGGATTGGCTAAACGCGTTGCGAAGTTAAAGCCAATTGCCGTGATTAAGGGAGGGTAGGAGACAGTTCAATGAATTTTTTTTACTTTCATTACATAATGCGCAATGGAAAAACAAGCATTACAACCAAACATTATTTTCAGACTCGTATTAGCAAAAACGCTCTTCAAGAGTGGTTTAGAGTGTTGCGATACCGGAGTGGATATTTACAATTTTTCTCATGGGTTGATCGCTCTGCACGATGCTCTGGACAATTTTTCGGGTGCGATAGCATCAATTTTGAATATTGCTCTTAGTCGGCCCAGTAAATTTATTGATACGTTAGATTCAATTGAGCAATACGAGAAAAAATCTAATTCAAATTTCGTATTAACGAGTAGGAATGAATTATACCAGCTCAACACTCTTCGTAATAGTATTAAGCACCAAGGAATTGTTCCCGATATCAAACACGCCAAGGCATTGATAGAGCCGATTGTTAAATTTTTCAAAGAATATTCCCGTTATTATTTCGACCTAGAATGGGATATTATTAGCCTGGCGGATTTGATAAAAAATGACACTACGAAAAATGCACTTAATAAAGTTGAGAAATTTATTGGCCGTGGTCAACATAAAGAAGCATTGAACGAAATGGCTATTATAAAATTTCAAGTATTTGATGAACAACATATTCGAGCAAAACTTGATTCACGATTGGCGGCCTACTACCTAGAAACGGCAAACATTGAAAAGCTAAGAATGGCTAAAAATATATTTCCTAAGCGAGAAATATTAGTTTCAGACACTGACCAACGTACTCGGCTTCTTGAATGGGGTATCGATAGTGGTCAGATGCAGAAATTCGAAGATTTAACCGCGGAAGTTGGTATTAATAACGTGAATGATTGGGAGTATGTGTTAAGGCACGGTAGCGCCTGGGGAAGACCCAACTGGACTAGGGAAATCTCAATTTTCTGTTTCGATTTTTTGATAGATGCCATTATTAAACACCAGCGTAAAGATTATGGAGTAAGGCAGGTGGTCATTCCATGGCTCATTCATATAAGGGCGCGAGAAGAAATTAAATTGTATGTTGATGATAAAGAAATATACTCTATTTCAAAAGGCGAAGAACGCGTTGCGCTAATTCCCGGTAGGGTAGATGATGGCTGGGAAATTTTCGAAAATAAAGATCGCTTGTTGGTTCTTATGGATAAAGATGGCAGTGCGAGCAATATGATTTCGGGCTTCTTCAATGAGGGAGATGAGGACAAAATTGAAATTCTAGGAAAGTAATTTTTCTCAAGGATGGGCATGGAAAGATAAATAGAATAATCAGTAATCAAAGATAGTTTGATGAGAATATGATTTATAAAAACCGCTCCTAAGCAGAGTCAAACTCTAGTTA
Protein-coding regions in this window:
- a CDS encoding archease; the protein is MEKYKKLEHPADLRLRVFGRDMAELFQNALFGMFESIEPDIASRDLVRRKIQVQAGDPELLLVDFLSEALLQSDTHDEAYHDAEIDNLAADSVTATLIGYPIRGFRQEIKAVTYHGFKIEQTAEGLTAEIIFDI
- a CDS encoding DciA family protein yields the protein MLIHIKKLLDEAVKRAGITQSVNAARVVEEFNRVCRELYGKLTCDAVAHVSFRNGIVRVSCGHAVVAQNLQFNKSRLINEINRGLKAKAVSGIKITIA
- a CDS encoding UvrD-helicase domain-containing protein, which translates into the protein MNKPICQDLNPEQRKAVTVTDGPILIVAGAGTGKTMVITRKISHLITEGFARPEEILALTFTDKAAGEMEERVDKLLPYGYLDLWISTFHSFAERVLKNHALEIGLPNSFRLLSQVDSWLLVRRNLDKFDLDYWQPRGNPTKFIRAMIEHFSRAKDEDLWPESYLEYAESLKLNKDSDQAADQEVKRVNELANAYHVYQKLLLDNDALDFGDLINYTLKLFRERPHILEQYRAQFKYILVDEFQDTNWAQYELIKLLAAPRNNLTVVGDDDQSIYKFRGASLSNILQFKKDFPESKEVVLVKNYRTRQNILDLAYEFIQRNNPNRLEAQLKNKNLKKKINKKLDAQCPGEGRAEHLHYKTLEQEVRGVAQTIAELKAGDSGLTWDDFAVLVRSNDAAAPFCNYFAKQEIPHQFLALKGLYTRPVVRDILSFFKLLDNYHESPALYRVMSLPVWKISQADLIEMAMEAKRSSSSLWEVVKRHQGLKNLSAGAQESLPRLITLVEGAAALTRDKSTGMVFKYFLEQSGFLHWLDHLPELEKNQKIGWLEQFWEKIKKFETDNVESRLSDFMAQIEFELEAGEEGSLRFEAEEGPEMVRIMTIHGAKGLEFKYVFIVNMVDRRFPTTERSEAIPVPDPLVKEILPAGQDTHLEEERRLFYVAITRAKDGVFFTSADDYGGIRKKKISQFLFELGYSADARAGAGRQSKLSIEVPVPAPKHEKKIEYPFPQKFSFTRLAAFRTCPLQYKYAHILNIPVFGKAVFSFGKSMHAALERFFREWLAQGSQSTLFGKTSVKKGSPGLPPLEKLLEIYGQEWIPAWYENRDEMRGNKETGRRVLKKYWEELAKDPPKTIAVEQTFNVKFGDYTLFGKIDRVDELANGNLALVDYKTGKAKDELKAEDKEQLIIYQIAMEEPRLFNRKVEKLVYYYLESGNRQEFVASEKDKERVTAALIERIEKIKNSDFPPAPSELCRHCDFNFICDYRKI
- the mreC gene encoding rod shape-determining protein MreC; the encoded protein is MKKSFIKSSNILIAGIILLIILSFFGFFGPFENAIAFVLRPFQSAYQAVARGASSAYVSVFRRDEIMGRLKELEGEVQNLAVDYVELSALKEENVLLKKQLDFTEANDYATVSAKVLTYISSPHEKYMVINRGLSDGIQAGYPVISGEGLIIGRILEAHDHLAEVRLVTDPRSKIPVKILGADKTIGIASGSYGSIIRMELIPVQENIKADDLVVTSNLEENIPAGLIVGVINEIIVSGNEPFKTALVEPLADFYAIGMISVIIPSHD
- a CDS encoding response regulator yields the protein MSLIIVVDDDQEIRNAISRILKRMGNLTVLCENGEEALRSLEVWKDTAALIISDVNMPVMDGKQLFARVRATCPDLPFILMTGGSDKLPSDDRTQHLAKPLNFDAFTKAVDAALQMSSPRS
- a CDS encoding rod shape-determining protein — encoded protein: MFEKFLGQFSRDLGIDLGTANTLVYVDKKGIVINEPSVVSINMRNSQILAVGREAKEMLGKTPPHIQTVKPLVKGIISDFEVTEKMLKYFIDKVHQDTFTFVPRPRVIIGVPMEITEVERKAVEDAAISAGAREVYLVEEPMLAALGARLNITDSVGNMIVDIGGGTSEIAVISLSGVVTWKSLAIAGDELNRNIVQYARDTFNLLLGEVVSEQIKIKIGSAKPMADNLEIEMRGRDLLTGLPKEIIVNDAQIREALRRSVNLIIDNIKATLEITPPELVADIYERGLVLSGGGALLRGLDELISESADVPVRVADDPLTCVVRGTGMLLDNLPLLREIALPSTNEQMAKNMR
- a CDS encoding endonuclease III domain-containing protein encodes the protein MNLMQIYRNLYRHFGPQHWWPVSAKKGDKVFEICVGAILTQNTNWKNVELALAGLRKARLLTPCAIAKSPARKIERLIRPSGYFRQKAKKLKIFAKYICDNYQSSAKKFLQGSLEKKRPELLSIWGIGPETVDSMLLYAGKKTTFVIDAYTRRLCKELGIEFKDYEEYRAYFQKRLRPNVELYNEFHALIVAWGKLLRQNRGQAVVLLKIKKCPRRVPRAGKRNKGASVRERL